In Perca flavescens isolate YP-PL-M2 chromosome 7, PFLA_1.0, whole genome shotgun sequence, the following proteins share a genomic window:
- the birc5b gene encoding baculoviral IAP repeat-containing protein 5b, which produces MVSMDVLTTRFYSYDKMYSHDLREQSFSDWPFREECNCTPEKMATAGFVHCPSENEPDVASCFFCLIELEGWEPDDDPWSEHVKRSPNCGFLNMQKDFTELTVAEFCHKERERLKVFIKKVCHKKMACLRDLIDHSLDSLKAQSLYV; this is translated from the exons ATGGTCAGCATGGATGTATTGACAACCAGGTTTTACTCATATGACAAAATGTACAGTCATGATTTACGCGAACAAAGCTTTTCAGACTGGCCATTTAGAGAGGAATGTAACTGCACACCTGAAAAG ATGGCCACGGCTGGGTTTGTCCACTGCCCCAGTGAGAATGAGCCTGAtgttgctagctgtttcttcTGTCTGATTGAGCTTGAGGGCTGGGAGCCAGATGATGATCCCTG GTCTGAACATGTAAAACGCTCTCCTAACTGTGGATTCTTAAACATGCAGAAAGACTTCACCGAGCTGACTGTGGCTGAATTCTGTCATAAGGAAAGGGAGAGGCTAAAGGTCTTCATT AAAAAGGTTTGTCATAAGAAGATGGCATGTTTGCGGGATCTCATAGATCATTCACTTGACAGCCTTAAAGCTCAGTCTCTATATGTTTGA